Proteins encoded together in one Deinococcus metalli window:
- a CDS encoding LacI family DNA-binding transcriptional regulator, which yields MNKPSLRDVARRANVGTTTVSRVLNKHPNIAEATRGRVMAAIEQLGYVPDVGARHFRLGRTHAISALLPMIGTPFYETLLTALHDPVASKDYDLALFPLLGSQRVRRYRDPGALVYRADALVIVSQDPDELYGGPPPFRGPTVLVDVHHPGYHSVSFDNVGAGRLAAEYALSCHLPIVFLDGQDLPDAPGSPVFAARRSGILQTLGRHGIRPVLTVSVLPEQEGLRNAARDIAAQRPAGPFLLLAMTDDLALGVRQHLHDVNLHLGEDYSLLGFDGSAAAAAAGLSTVVQPVRAMGEAAAEVLLGALNGELNTLVQRQFSPTLREAQSTALRMTTA from the coding sequence GTGAACAAACCCAGCCTGCGCGACGTGGCCCGCCGGGCCAATGTCGGCACCACCACCGTGTCACGCGTGCTGAACAAGCACCCGAACATCGCCGAGGCCACCCGGGGACGCGTGATGGCCGCCATCGAACAGCTCGGGTATGTGCCGGACGTCGGTGCGCGCCACTTCCGGCTGGGCCGCACGCACGCCATCTCGGCGCTGCTGCCCATGATCGGCACACCCTTCTACGAAACGCTGCTGACCGCCCTGCACGATCCGGTGGCCAGCAAGGACTACGACCTCGCGCTGTTTCCGCTGCTGGGCTCGCAGCGCGTGCGCCGCTACCGTGATCCGGGCGCGCTGGTCTACCGCGCCGACGCCCTCGTGATCGTGTCGCAGGACCCGGACGAGCTGTACGGCGGCCCGCCCCCCTTCCGCGGCCCCACCGTGCTGGTCGACGTGCACCACCCCGGCTACCACAGCGTGTCCTTCGACAATGTCGGCGCTGGCCGGCTGGCCGCCGAGTACGCCCTGAGCTGCCATCTGCCCATCGTGTTCCTCGACGGCCAGGACTTGCCGGACGCTCCCGGCTCGCCGGTGTTCGCGGCGCGGCGCAGCGGCATCCTGCAGACCCTGGGCCGCCACGGCATCCGGCCGGTGCTGACCGTGAGCGTCCTGCCGGAACAGGAGGGCCTGCGCAACGCCGCGCGTGACATCGCCGCGCAGCGCCCGGCCGGACCGTTCCTGCTGCTCGCCATGACCGACGACCTCGCGCTGGGCGTGCGCCAGCACCTGCACGACGTGAACCTGCACCTGGGCGAGGACTACTCGCTGCTGGGCTTCGACGGCAGCGCCGCCGCCGCCGCCGCCGGCCTGAGCACCGTGGTGCAGCCGGTACGCGCCATGGGCGAGGCCGCCGCCGAGGTGCTGCTGGGCGCCCTGAACGGCGAGTTGAACACCCTGGTGCAGCGCCAGTTCTCCCCCACCCTGCGCGAGGCGCAGAGCACGGCCCTGCGGATGACCACGGCATGA
- a CDS encoding M16 family metallopeptidase, which translates to MPVRSTDAPGVTPSATAALWTLPGGLRVAFERRRTPGFAFDLRVPTGSAHDPVGQEGATGVLEEWLFKGAAGRDARALQDAFDDLGVRRGGGVGLEATRIGISGLAADLDAALGLAADVLSRPDLPAAELPILTDLARQDLEALQDSPTDRLAIASRGLAFPRPAGSPFSGFGHPASGTPAGLAALTPRSLGAHLETLGQAGSVLGMVADLEPAQALDLVTARLGDLRPGHRAAVPAHYQPGARAWLPDEDAEQTHLSVTGPGVAPGHPDWLPWQIAVAALSGGSASRLFHAVREERGLAYAVSASPVVLGGQGFLAAYAGSTPDRAPDTLAVLLAELARLPQGLDAAEFERARSGLHASVTFGAEGLRARAGALTRDVALFGRVRPLPDLRAELSALTLDRVNAFLATYDPARNLSIVTLGPREITHA; encoded by the coding sequence GTGCCCGTCCGCTCGACCGACGCTCCCGGCGTCACTCCATCTGCCACCGCAGCCCTGTGGACGCTGCCCGGCGGTCTGCGGGTGGCCTTCGAACGCCGCCGCACCCCCGGCTTTGCCTTCGACCTGCGCGTTCCCACCGGCAGCGCACACGACCCTGTGGGTCAGGAAGGCGCGACCGGCGTGCTGGAGGAATGGCTCTTCAAGGGTGCCGCCGGCCGCGACGCCCGCGCGTTGCAGGACGCCTTCGACGACCTGGGCGTGCGCCGGGGCGGAGGTGTGGGCCTGGAGGCCACGCGGATCGGCATCAGCGGGCTGGCCGCGGATCTGGACGCCGCGCTGGGTCTCGCGGCCGATGTGCTGTCCCGCCCCGACCTGCCGGCCGCCGAACTGCCCATCCTGACGGACCTGGCCCGCCAGGACCTCGAGGCCCTGCAGGACAGCCCCACGGACCGGCTGGCCATCGCGTCGCGCGGCCTGGCCTTTCCGCGTCCGGCCGGATCGCCCTTCTCGGGCTTCGGCCACCCGGCCAGCGGTACCCCGGCGGGCCTCGCGGCGCTCACGCCCCGCAGCCTGGGGGCGCACCTGGAGACGCTCGGGCAGGCGGGCAGCGTGCTGGGCATGGTCGCGGACCTCGAACCGGCGCAGGCGCTGGACCTCGTCACGGCCCGTCTGGGAGACCTGCGCCCGGGCCACCGCGCCGCGGTGCCGGCCCACTACCAGCCGGGCGCGCGCGCGTGGCTGCCCGACGAGGATGCCGAACAGACCCACCTGAGCGTCACCGGGCCCGGGGTCGCGCCTGGCCACCCTGACTGGCTGCCGTGGCAGATTGCGGTGGCGGCCCTGTCGGGTGGCAGCGCCAGCCGCCTGTTCCACGCCGTGCGCGAGGAACGCGGCCTGGCCTACGCGGTGAGCGCGTCGCCGGTGGTGCTGGGCGGCCAGGGGTTCCTCGCCGCGTACGCGGGCAGCACGCCGGACCGCGCGCCGGACACGCTGGCGGTGCTCCTCGCGGAACTCGCGCGGTTGCCGCAGGGGCTGGACGCCGCCGAGTTCGAGCGTGCCCGCTCCGGTCTGCACGCCAGCGTCACCTTCGGCGCCGAGGGCCTGCGCGCCCGCGCCGGCGCCCTGACGCGCGACGTGGCCCTGTTTGGCCGGGTGCGCCCGCTGCCGGACCTGCGCGCGGAGCTGTCGGCCCTGACGCTGGACCGGGTCAACGCCTTCCTGGCCACGTACGACCCGGCGCGCAACCTGAGCATCGTCACGCTGGGGCCACGGGAGATCACGCATGCCTGA
- a CDS encoding M16 family metallopeptidase, which produces MPDAERHVLPGGLTVLLDPDADAQTVAAGYFVRTGARDELPAEMGVSHFIEHLLFKGSDTLSAAELNARLDDLGGHANAFTSEEATVYHAASLPERTAELLGTLTELMRPALRAADIEPERGVILEEIAMYADQPSVRVAEELHADYWGAHPLGHRILGTPQTVGHLSPDALRRNHRDRYGAGRVTLAVSGNFDAPAVLAWARGALGTWHESPGAPDVPPARPAHPGSLRVITEHALSRVQVATAAPGLGILHPLREAAAVLADLIGGDNGALYWALIDTGLADGADLSHLDYVDAGIFEGGFSCDPARAQTVLDTYRAVLRGAADLITPDAVRRAARKHAVGLLLRADTPQDRLFTLGMEYLATGRVVSVPELVARFERLTVQDVRDVLALCPLDELTVVALGPLDHLT; this is translated from the coding sequence ATGCCTGACGCCGAACGCCACGTCCTGCCGGGCGGTCTGACCGTCCTTCTCGACCCCGACGCGGACGCGCAGACGGTCGCCGCCGGGTACTTCGTGCGCACCGGCGCCCGCGACGAGCTGCCGGCCGAGATGGGGGTCAGCCACTTCATCGAGCACCTGCTGTTCAAGGGCTCCGACACGCTCAGCGCCGCCGAACTGAACGCGCGCCTGGACGACCTGGGCGGTCACGCCAACGCGTTTACCAGCGAGGAGGCGACCGTGTACCACGCCGCCAGCCTGCCCGAGCGCACGGCCGAGCTGCTGGGCACCCTGACCGAACTGATGCGCCCCGCCCTGCGCGCCGCCGATATCGAGCCCGAACGCGGCGTGATCCTCGAGGAGATCGCCATGTACGCGGACCAGCCCAGCGTGCGCGTCGCCGAGGAGCTGCACGCCGACTACTGGGGCGCGCACCCCCTCGGACACCGCATCCTGGGCACGCCGCAGACCGTGGGTCACCTCAGCCCGGACGCGCTGCGCCGCAACCACCGCGACCGCTACGGCGCCGGCCGCGTCACCCTGGCGGTCAGCGGCAACTTCGACGCACCCGCCGTGCTCGCGTGGGCCCGCGGCGCCCTGGGCACGTGGCACGAGTCGCCCGGCGCGCCCGACGTGCCGCCCGCCCGGCCCGCGCACCCCGGCTCGCTGCGGGTGATCACGGAACACGCCCTGAGCCGCGTGCAGGTCGCCACCGCCGCCCCCGGCCTGGGCATCCTGCACCCGCTGCGCGAGGCTGCCGCCGTGCTCGCGGACCTGATCGGCGGCGACAACGGCGCGCTGTACTGGGCGCTGATCGACACCGGCCTGGCCGATGGCGCCGACCTGAGCCACCTCGACTACGTCGATGCCGGCATCTTCGAGGGCGGCTTTTCCTGCGACCCTGCCCGCGCGCAGACGGTGCTGGATACCTACCGCGCCGTGCTGCGGGGCGCCGCCGACCTGATCACCCCGGACGCCGTGCGCCGCGCCGCCCGCAAACATGCCGTGGGCCTCCTGCTGCGCGCCGACACCCCGCAGGACCGCCTGTTCACGCTGGGCATGGAGTACCTCGCCACCGGGCGGGTCGTGAGCGTGCCGGAGCTTGTCGCCCGTTTCGAGCGCCTGACCGTGCAGGATGTCCGGGACGTCCTGGCGCTGTGCCCTCTGGACGAGCTGACGGTGGTCGCGCTCGGGCCGCTGGACCACCTGACCTGA
- a CDS encoding menaquinone biosynthetic enzyme MqnA/MqnD family protein: MTYRAGWIHYTNVAPILDSLVLPPDVTAITGVPTEMNDALLSRRVDIANISAVEFIRHAAVLEALPDFSVAVLGPVYSVNLFHTRPLAALERVALTSQSAMSVALLEVLLRGQGLSPVLERAEGTAEELLAAGFDGVLRIGDSALREWYGVVGPLTPETTMTSLPHTARGITVTDLAEAWFERTGHPFVFAVWAYHRDNPPPAALIQAMREARREGIGHLAEVAARHARKLGLPERVVQHYLWNFRYHLEAPDRLGLAEFAQLSVPGHAPLRFGPRPGAAAASR, from the coding sequence ATGACCTACCGTGCCGGCTGGATTCATTACACGAACGTCGCGCCAATCCTGGATTCGCTGGTGCTGCCGCCGGACGTCACGGCCATCACGGGCGTACCGACGGAGATGAACGACGCGCTGCTCTCCAGGCGGGTGGACATCGCCAACATCAGCGCGGTGGAGTTCATCCGGCACGCGGCCGTGCTGGAGGCGCTGCCGGATTTCAGCGTGGCGGTGCTGGGGCCGGTGTACTCCGTGAACCTGTTCCACACCCGGCCGCTGGCGGCACTGGAGCGCGTGGCGCTGACCAGCCAGTCCGCGATGAGCGTGGCGCTGCTGGAGGTGCTGCTGCGCGGGCAGGGGCTGTCGCCGGTGCTGGAACGCGCCGAGGGGACGGCCGAGGAGCTGCTCGCAGCGGGCTTCGACGGCGTACTGCGGATCGGAGACTCGGCCCTGCGCGAGTGGTACGGGGTGGTGGGGCCGCTCACGCCCGAGACGACCATGACCTCGCTGCCCCACACGGCCCGGGGGATCACCGTGACGGACCTCGCGGAGGCGTGGTTCGAGCGCACCGGGCATCCCTTCGTCTTCGCGGTGTGGGCATACCACAGGGACAACCCGCCGCCGGCCGCGCTGATCCAGGCGATGCGGGAAGCGCGCCGGGAGGGCATCGGGCATCTGGCGGAGGTGGCCGCGCGGCACGCGCGCAAGCTGGGGCTGCCGGAACGGGTGGTACAGCACTACCTGTGGAACTTCCGCTACCACCTGGAGGCGCCGGACCGGCTGGGCCTGGCAGAGTTCGCGCAGCTGAGCGTGCCGGGGCACGCGCCGCTGCGCTTCGGTCCCCGGCCGGGCGCGGCGGCCGCGTCCCGCTGA
- a CDS encoding nuclear transport factor 2 family protein, protein MLDEMWNAAYHHRDPGRMAGVLADDWMAFFPDGTVIFKHDLLEGMTRNEPATLVFERHASRVYGDAAVTRGTLYANGERVQSFYRVYARRNGSWQAVSVQVVP, encoded by the coding sequence ATGCTCGACGAGATGTGGAACGCCGCGTACCACCACCGCGACCCCGGCCGCATGGCAGGCGTCCTGGCCGACGACTGGATGGCCTTTTTTCCCGATGGAACGGTGATCTTCAAGCACGATCTCCTCGAGGGCATGACCCGCAACGAGCCGGCCACCCTGGTCTTCGAGCGCCACGCCAGCCGCGTGTACGGCGACGCGGCCGTCACGCGCGGCACCCTCTACGCGAACGGCGAGCGCGTGCAGAGCTTCTACCGGGTGTACGCCCGCCGGAACGGCAGCTGGCAGGCCGTGAGCGTGCAGGTGGTGCCTTGA
- the mqnE gene encoding aminofutalosine synthase MqnE — MKWLSDRALAPVVDKVEAGERLSFDEGMALFHTRDLNALMRLANRRKQQLHGDKVYFVHSMRLEFTNICYVGCTFCAFAAHKNEERAWDYSPEEVVAQVRRRYLPGITELHMSSGHHPNHPWAYYPQMVRNLREAFPDLQVKAFTAAEIEHLSKISKKPTLEVLRELQDAGLSAMPGGGAEIFADRVRRQVAKNKVKAEKWLQIHSEAHSLGMRTNATMLYGHIETLEERLDHMDRLRTLQDDSLARYGGGFHAFIPLAFQPLGNTLAQNLGKTDFTTGLDDLRNLAVARVYLDNVPHIKGYWVMIGSELTQVSLDWGVSDIDGTIQEEHIAHAAGATSPMKLSEQGMIRMIQAAGRTPVLRDAYYNELQTFPATPEAAD, encoded by the coding sequence ATGAAGTGGCTTTCGGACCGAGCGCTGGCCCCCGTCGTGGACAAGGTCGAGGCCGGCGAGCGCCTGTCCTTCGACGAGGGCATGGCCCTCTTCCACACCCGTGACCTGAACGCCCTGATGCGTCTGGCGAACCGCCGCAAGCAGCAGCTGCACGGCGACAAGGTGTACTTCGTGCACTCGATGCGGCTGGAGTTCACGAACATCTGCTACGTGGGCTGCACGTTCTGCGCGTTCGCGGCACACAAGAACGAGGAACGCGCGTGGGACTACAGCCCGGAGGAGGTCGTGGCGCAGGTGCGGCGGCGCTACCTGCCGGGCATCACGGAACTGCACATGAGCAGCGGCCACCACCCGAACCACCCGTGGGCGTACTACCCGCAGATGGTCCGCAACCTGCGCGAGGCGTTCCCGGACCTGCAGGTGAAGGCCTTCACGGCCGCCGAGATCGAGCACCTGAGCAAGATCTCCAAGAAGCCCACGCTGGAGGTGCTGCGCGAATTGCAGGATGCGGGCCTGTCGGCCATGCCGGGCGGCGGCGCGGAGATCTTCGCGGACCGTGTGCGCCGGCAGGTGGCGAAGAACAAGGTCAAGGCCGAGAAGTGGCTGCAGATCCACAGCGAGGCGCACTCGCTGGGCATGCGCACCAACGCGACCATGCTGTACGGCCACATCGAGACGCTGGAAGAGCGCCTGGACCACATGGACCGCCTGCGGACGCTTCAGGACGACTCGCTGGCCCGCTACGGCGGCGGTTTCCACGCCTTCATCCCGCTGGCCTTCCAGCCGCTGGGGAACACGCTGGCGCAGAACCTCGGCAAGACGGACTTCACCACCGGCCTGGACGACCTGCGCAACCTCGCGGTGGCCCGCGTCTACCTCGACAACGTCCCGCACATCAAGGGCTACTGGGTGATGATCGGCTCGGAACTCACGCAGGTGTCGCTGGACTGGGGTGTGTCGGACATCGACGGGACCATCCAGGAGGAGCACATCGCGCACGCGGCCGGGGCCACCAGCCCCATGAAGCTCAGCGAGCAGGGCATGATCCGCATGATCCAGGCGGCCGGGCGCACCCCGGTGCTGCGCGACGCGTACTACAACGAACTCCAGACCTTCCCGGCCACCCCGGAGGCGGCCGACTGA
- a CDS encoding DUF1684 domain-containing protein, translating to MASESSPSDPAAWLALLDWRRQISALYARVRELRDSDPPAAHALWQAERNRLFRAHSQSPLLPEARADFVSLPCWPYDPALAFSAPVEFLPLERLDIPSSTGQAMPLVRFGRVELPVGTLDVYWIDVYGGGVFLPFRDAGSGHESYGGGRYLLDTAKSADLGSAPGGALVLDFNFAFHPSCFYDPRWSCPLAPPRNVLDVAVRAGERAS from the coding sequence ATGGCGTCCGAGTCCAGTCCGTCCGATCCTGCCGCGTGGCTCGCCCTGCTCGACTGGCGGCGGCAGATCAGTGCCCTGTACGCCCGTGTGCGCGAGCTGCGCGACAGCGATCCACCGGCCGCGCACGCGCTGTGGCAGGCGGAACGCAACCGGCTGTTCCGGGCGCATTCGCAGTCGCCACTGCTGCCCGAGGCGCGGGCCGATTTTGTGAGCCTTCCCTGCTGGCCGTACGATCCCGCCCTGGCCTTCAGCGCGCCGGTCGAGTTCCTGCCGCTGGAGCGGCTGGACATCCCGTCCTCGACCGGGCAGGCCATGCCGCTGGTGCGCTTCGGGCGCGTGGAGCTGCCCGTCGGGACGCTGGACGTGTACTGGATCGACGTGTACGGCGGCGGCGTGTTCCTCCCGTTTCGCGACGCTGGCAGTGGGCACGAGAGCTACGGCGGCGGCCGTTACCTGCTCGACACCGCCAAGAGCGCCGACCTGGGCTCGGCGCCGGGCGGAGCGCTCGTGCTGGACTTCAACTTCGCGTTCCACCCGTCGTGCTTCTACGACCCACGCTGGAGCTGCCCGCTCGCGCCGCCGCGGAACGTGCTGGACGTGGCGGTGCGGGCGGGGGAGAGGGCGAGCTGA
- a CDS encoding TldD/PmbA family protein yields MTAAEQLGIAGARTYLLDRARAQGIELEVYAERDTSTEITAFGGEVSEFKLQARQGLGLRALVAGAWGYAFTENLSRPALDRALDSAVENARLVTPQAGSALSDWPAPPALDLYGEGLSGVGVEQKVRSALTLEAAARGADPRVTSVPYSGYSDADSERLIGNTHGLERGEKALHAFTYVAPLVSEDGQNKMKGDWQFTREYTELDPTHTALSAVEKSVALLGAKPAPSGTFPAVITGECVGSLLALFAPMFSGKMVEEGKSPLAGRLDGVVASPLVTLLDDPTLPRGLNSRAFDAEGHPSAPLTVIEAGVLRAFMHNAQTAARAGTVSTGHAARHGYQGTVGVGHSNLLMLAGDTAPEQLAAGLTGVQLTGIAGGHAGADPITGDFSLQAEGFWLDGGQVAHPLEVYTVAGNILDVLRDVQAVGSEVEWTMHATAAPAVRVKALALGGS; encoded by the coding sequence ATGACCGCCGCGGAGCAGCTCGGCATCGCCGGCGCCCGCACGTACCTGCTGGACCGCGCCCGCGCGCAGGGCATAGAGCTGGAGGTCTACGCCGAGCGCGACACGTCCACCGAGATCACGGCCTTCGGCGGCGAGGTCAGCGAGTTCAAGCTCCAGGCGCGCCAGGGCCTCGGGCTGCGGGCGCTGGTCGCCGGCGCGTGGGGCTACGCGTTCACGGAGAACCTGTCGCGGCCCGCGCTGGACCGCGCGCTGGATTCGGCCGTTGAGAACGCCCGGCTGGTCACTCCGCAGGCCGGCTCGGCGCTGTCCGACTGGCCCGCCCCGCCGGCCCTGGACCTGTACGGCGAGGGCCTGAGCGGCGTGGGCGTCGAGCAGAAGGTCCGCTCAGCGCTGACGCTCGAGGCGGCCGCGCGCGGCGCCGACCCGCGCGTGACCAGCGTGCCCTACAGCGGCTACAGCGACGCCGACTCCGAGCGCCTGATCGGCAACACGCACGGCCTGGAACGCGGCGAGAAGGCCCTGCACGCCTTCACGTACGTCGCGCCGCTGGTCAGCGAGGACGGCCAGAACAAGATGAAGGGCGACTGGCAGTTCACGCGGGAATACACCGAACTCGACCCGACCCATACCGCCCTGAGCGCCGTCGAGAAGAGCGTCGCGCTGCTGGGCGCGAAGCCCGCGCCGAGCGGCACCTTTCCCGCGGTGATCACAGGCGAGTGCGTGGGCAGCCTGCTCGCGCTGTTCGCCCCGATGTTCAGCGGCAAGATGGTCGAGGAGGGCAAGAGCCCGCTGGCGGGCCGTCTGGACGGCGTGGTCGCCAGCCCGCTGGTCACGCTGCTGGATGACCCCACGTTGCCGCGCGGCCTGAACTCCCGCGCCTTCGACGCCGAGGGCCACCCCAGCGCGCCGCTGACGGTGATCGAGGCCGGCGTGCTGCGCGCGTTCATGCACAACGCCCAGACGGCCGCCCGCGCGGGCACCGTCAGCACCGGGCACGCCGCCCGCCACGGCTACCAGGGCACCGTGGGCGTCGGCCACAGCAATCTGCTGATGCTCGCCGGCGACACGGCGCCGGAGCAGCTCGCGGCCGGCCTCACCGGCGTGCAGCTCACCGGCATCGCCGGCGGGCACGCGGGCGCGGACCCGATCACCGGCGACTTCAGCCTCCAGGCCGAGGGCTTCTGGCTCGACGGCGGACAGGTCGCGCACCCGCTGGAGGTCTACACCGTGGCCGGGAACATCCTGGACGTGTTGCGGGACGTTCAGGCCGTCGGCAGCGAGGTCGAGTGGACCATGCACGCCACCGCCGCGCCCGCCGTCCGGGTAAAGGCGCTCGCCCTCGGCGGGAGCTGA
- a CDS encoding TldD/PmbA family protein — protein MTSTPTPAVPSGTTTPALLDATLAAEVLHLARAGGADFSELFVEDTVSTQLRLHQGDLKDAGGGNLFGAGLRLLYGTRVVYAYTNDVTAGGLRDLARTVARAQGGAGEVTPGGAGGLDFRTVDARPLYVAREHPLSAAKRDKLALMRRAHGGAAGVGDVKTVDVTYSDRVQRVLIANSEGLWAEDERVQTRLYVNAIAQDGTLRESGYHAPGASRGLEFFEEVTPESVGAEAARIANAMLRAGYAPAGKLPVVIGNAFGGVIFHEACGHILETTAVEKNASVFADKLGQQIADTCVSAIDDGTLPGAWGMVNVDDEGMPAQRTVLIDKGVLTSFMVDRLGAQKTGHARTGSGRRQNYTYAPASRMRSTFIDNGDRTPDDLIRSVDHGIYARTMGGGSVSPGTGDYNFAVNEAYMIRNGEISEPLRGASLVGNGAQDLLNIVGVAGDLALGQGMCGSVSGSIPTDVGQPHLLISAITVGGRA, from the coding sequence ATGACTTCAACCCCGACCCCGGCGGTGCCGTCCGGCACGACCACACCCGCCCTGCTTGACGCCACGCTGGCCGCCGAGGTGCTGCACCTGGCCCGCGCAGGCGGCGCGGACTTCTCGGAACTGTTCGTCGAGGACACCGTCAGCACGCAGCTGCGGCTGCACCAGGGCGACCTCAAGGACGCGGGCGGCGGCAACCTGTTCGGCGCGGGGCTGCGGCTGCTGTACGGCACGCGCGTGGTGTACGCGTACACCAACGACGTGACCGCCGGCGGCCTGCGCGACCTGGCCCGGACCGTGGCGCGCGCCCAGGGCGGGGCCGGCGAGGTCACGCCCGGCGGCGCAGGCGGCCTGGACTTCCGCACCGTGGACGCCCGGCCGCTGTACGTGGCCCGCGAGCACCCCCTGAGCGCCGCCAAGCGCGACAAGCTGGCCCTGATGCGCCGCGCGCACGGCGGGGCAGCCGGGGTGGGCGACGTGAAGACCGTGGACGTCACGTACAGCGACCGGGTGCAGCGCGTGCTGATCGCCAACTCCGAGGGCCTGTGGGCCGAGGACGAGCGCGTGCAGACCCGGCTGTACGTCAACGCCATCGCCCAGGACGGCACGCTGCGCGAGAGCGGCTACCACGCGCCCGGCGCGTCGCGCGGCCTGGAGTTCTTCGAGGAGGTCACGCCCGAGAGCGTCGGCGCGGAGGCCGCCCGCATCGCCAACGCCATGCTGCGCGCCGGCTACGCGCCCGCCGGGAAGCTCCCGGTCGTGATCGGGAACGCGTTTGGCGGCGTGATCTTCCATGAGGCCTGCGGGCACATCCTGGAAACGACCGCGGTGGAGAAGAACGCCAGCGTGTTCGCCGACAAACTGGGCCAGCAGATCGCGGACACCTGCGTGAGTGCCATCGACGACGGCACGCTGCCCGGCGCGTGGGGCATGGTCAACGTGGACGACGAGGGCATGCCCGCACAGCGCACGGTACTGATCGACAAGGGCGTCCTGACGTCGTTCATGGTCGACCGGCTGGGCGCGCAGAAGACCGGCCATGCCCGCACCGGCTCGGGCCGGCGGCAGAACTACACCTACGCGCCCGCCAGCCGCATGCGCAGCACCTTTATCGACAACGGCGACCGCACGCCGGACGACCTGATCCGCAGCGTGGACCACGGCATCTACGCGCGCACCATGGGCGGCGGGAGCGTCAGTCCCGGCACCGGCGACTACAACTTTGCGGTGAACGAGGCCTACATGATTCGAAATGGCGAGATCTCCGAACCCCTGAGGGGCGCGTCGCTGGTCGGCAACGGCGCTCAGGACCTGCTGAACATCGTGGGCGTGGCGGGCGACCTGGCGCTGGGGCAGGGCATGTGCGGCAGCGTGTCCGGCAGCATCCCGACCGATGTGGGCCAGCCGCACCTGCTGATCAGCGCGATCACCGTGGGAGGCCGCGCATGA
- a CDS encoding sensor domain-containing diguanylate cyclase — protein sequence MTSALPDLHRQIARYRSLVQVAATLARSVRTEELVQSVHREARTLFTAPVTLLATRHPDGGWTTRTLEADFSVDERIAAREDGLLERVLSGRLRLENDLVAYLEREQLTVFRLNSDSGRPVTRSWMGVPLRPDSAPVAVLSVQSDQPGAFTPEDLEFLELLGVHVSVALENAALHERVEREARTDPLTGLLNRRAFTARVEATLGAGPRPTTLVILDVQDFKHINDTQGHQVGDEVLRELGAALTALAGGGGHIYRLGGDEFAALLDGPVDAAHERVQVFLGALPARSWATGSAPYVNVGLAGVRPDDTLNTWVRRADHRMYAAKRQRIHLLR from the coding sequence ATGACGTCCGCCCTCCCGGATCTCCACCGCCAGATCGCCCGGTACCGGTCGCTGGTGCAGGTGGCCGCCACGCTGGCACGCAGCGTGCGCACCGAGGAACTCGTGCAGTCGGTGCACCGTGAGGCCCGCACGCTGTTCACCGCGCCCGTCACGCTGCTCGCCACGCGCCACCCGGACGGCGGGTGGACCACCCGCACGCTGGAAGCGGACTTCAGCGTGGACGAGCGCATCGCGGCCCGCGAGGACGGCCTGCTCGAACGGGTGCTCTCGGGCCGCCTGCGGCTGGAAAACGACCTCGTCGCGTACCTGGAGCGCGAGCAGCTGACGGTGTTCCGCCTGAACTCGGACTCCGGCCGCCCCGTCACGCGCTCGTGGATGGGCGTGCCGCTGCGGCCCGACAGCGCGCCCGTCGCGGTGCTGTCGGTGCAGAGTGACCAGCCCGGCGCCTTCACGCCCGAGGACCTGGAGTTCCTGGAACTGCTGGGCGTGCACGTCAGCGTCGCGCTGGAAAACGCCGCGCTGCACGAGCGGGTGGAACGCGAGGCCCGTACGGACCCGCTGACCGGCCTGCTCAACCGGCGCGCGTTCACGGCCCGCGTGGAGGCCACGCTCGGCGCCGGACCGCGGCCCACCACGCTGGTGATCCTGGACGTGCAGGACTTCAAGCACATCAACGACACGCAGGGGCACCAGGTGGGCGACGAGGTGCTGCGGGAACTCGGCGCGGCCCTCACGGCGCTGGCGGGCGGCGGCGGGCACATCTACCGGCTGGGCGGCGACGAGTTCGCGGCGCTGCTGGACGGCCCGGTGGACGCCGCGCACGAGCGGGTGCAGGTGTTCCTGGGCGCCCTGCCGGCGCGGTCGTGGGCGACGGGCAGCGCCCCGTACGTGAATGTCGGGCTGGCCGGGGTGCGCCCGGACGACACCCTGAACACGTGGGTGCGCCGCGCCGACCACCGCATGTACGCCGCCAAACGTCAGCGGATCCATCTGCTCCGCTGA